One Vespa crabro chromosome 4, iyVesCrab1.2, whole genome shotgun sequence DNA segment encodes these proteins:
- the LOC124423878 gene encoding histone deacetylase 4 isoform X4, whose translation MALEYGTTTYNMHHTNQLEDVGYRSIEITSAFTHLPQKEMARDTPGSPMSRPRDLGSGGGGGGGGGGGGGGGGGGGGGGGGGGGGGGGAATATLTSGAYHAAVATSDPTTLHGHALQQKILELQQHHQLQQQILRQQYQAQERQLAEMHEQQMHQLKLWEKQKQLEEQLREKERLEALRKKDKHDHSAIASTEVKQRLQSFLVNKKQREAAAAANGAVPGTPGYRSWLQPQSETTSNTNSSHPYRMPQMLQEKFGDDFPLRKTASEPNLKVRLKQRVERNMAALRHSPLMARRKDRLLSHLKRKSLLANAGSNPESGPNSPPTVNNSQASPTAGSNTAIQEESESTSYGGPLTSSSQQGSLSDLSLFSSPSMPNISLGRPQIPSSSAQSGSKLAPVSEAEVRAAFTARLGMPLTGQMLPGTLPFYPSLTVIDGDPTYIHKQMQNLEQVSVGSRQHPVYHTAPITDTQVAHTRLQKASHRPLGRTQSAPLPLGHPMLQSGMMAPPAHYEEYLMEKQHHDQQQAHNYLKQQIRQTVLTRVSSRGQTNQLDEAPESEESEVIDLTGKKDLSEESEISKQQRDREQFLQQQRDLMMRHTLQTNESTAYPGGRSSQSARPLSRALSSPLVHLGPQGGGGDMFARGSPHRANTGLAYDQLMLKHACVCGETVRGHPEHGGRLQSVWARLSETGLSQRCSRVRSRQATLEEIQTCHSEAHTLLFGTNPLNRQKLDMSKLPQLPIIELPCGGVGVDSDTTWNELNTAPAARMAVGCVVDLALKAAMGDIKNGFAVVRPPGHHAESNQAMGFCFFNSVAIAARLLQQKLDIRKILILDWDVHHGNGTQHMFYDDPRVLYLSIHRHDEGNFFPGTGGPTECGTGEGLGYNVNVAWSGGLNPPMGDAEYLAAFRTIVMPIAKVFDPEIVLVSAGFDAAVGHPAPLGGYKVSPACFGRMTQQLLTLAGGKVVLALEGGYDLAAICDSAQECVRALLGDEPTPIREDELTRAPCQNAIDTLQKTIAIQMSHWQCVKLFAHTVGMSAIEASQKEHDETETVSAMASLSMQQPTNLTTTPDHSREVSEEPMEQDEAK comes from the exons AAGACGTGGGCTATAGGAGTATCGAGATCACGTCGGCTTTCACGCATCTACCTCAAAAGG AGATGGCCAGGGACACCCCGGGCTCGCCTATGTCACGCCCGCGGGATTTGGGTAGTGgaggcggtggcggcggcggcggcggtggcggaggaggcggtggcggcggtggtggtggcggcggagggggaggagggggCGGGGGTGGAGGTGCTGCAACGGCCACCTTAACTTCCGGCGCCTATCATGCTGCAGTTGCTACCTCCGATCCAACGACCCTGCATGGCCACGCTTTGCAACAGAAAATACTCGAG CTACAGCAGCACCATCAGCTACAGCAACAAATCCTGCGGCAGCAGTACCAAGCACAGGAACGGCAATTGGCCGAGATGCACGAACAACAAATGCATCAGCTCAAG CTTTGGGAAAAGCAGAAACAATTGGAGGAGCAATTGAGGGAAAAGGAACGATTAGAGGCACTCAGGAAGAAGGACAAGCACGATCATAGCGCCATCGCTTCGACGGAGGTCAAACAACGTCTTCAG AGTTTCCTGGTTAACAAAAAGCAAAGGGAAGCCGCTGCAGCGGCGAACGGGGCCGTCCCTGGTACACCTGGATATAGAAGCTG gtTGCAGCCACAGTCCGAAACAACGAGCAACACAAATTCCTCGCATCCTTATCGTATGCCACAGATGTTGCAGGAGAAGTTTGGCGATGATTTCCCATTGAGAAAGACAG CATCGGAGCCGAACCTGAAGGTGCGACTAAAACAGCGCGTGGAGAGGAATATGGCGGCCTTGCGGCACTCGCCCCTGATGGCACGAAGGAAGGATCGTCTTCTGTCGCACCTCAAGCGGAAGTCGCTACTAGCAA ATGCTGGTAGCAATCCAGAATCGGGGCCTAACTCACCGCCGACTGTTAATAATTCTCAGGCGAGTCCCACCGCAGGAAGCAATACAGCGATACAAGAg GAAAGCGAAAGTACGAGTTATGGTGGCCCGCTGACGAGTAGTAGTCAACAGGGAAGTCTCTCGGATCTTTCGTTATTTAGTTCACCGTCCATGCCCAATATCTCTTTGGGAAGACCTCAAATTCCATCCAGCTCGGCT CAGAGCGGATCGAAATTAGCACCAGTCTCTGAAGCTGAAGTTCGTGCCGCATTTACGGCTCGTCTTGGTATGCCATTGACAGGTCAAATGTTACCAGGCACATTACCGTTCTATCCATCGCTGACGGTCATCGATGGAGATCCTACGTACATTCACAAACAAATGCAAAATTTGGAACAAGTGTCAGTAGGGAGCAGGCAACATCCGGTATATCATACCGCGCCGATTACGGATACACAAGTAGCACATACAAGACTGCAGAAGGCTAGTCACCGGCCTTTAG GTAGAACTCAATCCGCGCCATTACCTCTTGGTCATCCGATGTTGCAAAGTGGTATGATGGCACCACCTGCGCATTACGAGGAATACCTGATGGAGAAACAGCACCATGATCAACAACAGGCGCACAATTATTTGAAACAACAGATTCGTCAGACCGTATTAACGCGAGTTAGTTCTCGAGGGCAGACCAATCAGTTGGACGAAGCGCCAGAAAGCGAGGAATCCGAAGTGATAGATCTTACGGGAAAAAAGGATTTATCGGAGGAGAGCGAAATTTCGAAACAACAGAGGGACCGTGAACAGTTTTTGCAACAACAGAGAGATCTGATGATGAGACACACCTTACAGACGAACGAGTCGACGGCCTATCCTGGCGGAAGGAGTTCACAATCCGCCAGACCACTCTCAAGAGCGCTCTCTAGTCCGTTGGTACATTTAG GACCTCAGGGTGGCGGTGGTGATATGTTTGCTCGGGGCTCACCTCATCGAGCTAACACAGGATTGGCATACGATCAATTGATGCTAAAACATGCCTGTGTTTGTGGTGAAACTGTAAGGGGTCATCCCGAACACGGTGGTAGATTACAGAGCGTTTGGGCTAGACTATCGGAAACGGGATTATCTCAGCGTTGCAGTCGAGTTCGTTCTCGTCAGGCTACACTTGAAGAAATTCAAACGTGTCATAGCGAGGCACACACGCTTTTATTCG GAACGAATCCTTTGAATCGTCAAAAATTAGACATGTCGAAACTTCCACAATTACCGATCATTGAATTGCCTTGCGGAGGAGTAGGCGTTGATTCCGATACAACGTGGAACGAATTAAACACCGCACCTGCCGCCCGAATGGCTGTAGGATGCGTCGTTGATCTCGCTTTAAAGGCAGCAATGGGTGACATCAAGAATGGCTTTGCGGTCGTTAGACCTCCGGGACATCATGCGGAGAGCAATCAAGCGATGGGCTTTTGTTTCTTCAATTCCGTGGCGATCGCTGCTCGTCTGTTGCAACAAAAACTTGACATCAGAAAGATATTGATCCTTGATTGG gACGTTCATCATGGAAATGGAACACAACATATGTTCTACGACGATCCTAGAGTACTTTATCTCTCCATACACCGACACGACGAGGGTAACTTTTTCCCAGGTACGGGTGGACCAACGGAATGTGGTACAGGCGAGGGTTTAGGATACAACGTGAACGTAGCATGGTCTGGTGGATTAAATCCACCAATGGGAGACGCCGAATATTTGGCAGCCTTTAGAACGATCGTTATGCCGATCGCTAAGGTTTTCGATCCTGAAATCGTCCTAGTTTCTGCGGGTTTTGACGCTGCCGTTGGTCATCCCGCACCTCTTGGTGGCTACAAGGTCAGCCCTGCGTGTTTCGGTAGAATGACGCAACAGTTGCTAACTCTCGCAGGTGGTAAGGTCGTTCTAGCTTTGGAAGGTGGTTATGACTTGGCAGCGATCTGCGATTCCGCACAGGAGTGCGTTAGAGCTTTGCTAGGTGATGAACCAACTCCAATACGAGAGGATGAACTCACGCGGGCTCCTTGCCAAAATGCCATTGATACATTACAAAAGACTATCGCCATTCAG ATGTCTCATTGGCAATGCGTTAAACTCTTCGCTCATACCGTCGGTATGAGCGCAATTGAGGCGAGTCAGAAGGAACACGACGAAACAGAAACAGTATCTGCTATGGCTTCGCTTTCAATGCAACAGCCTACGAATCTTAC AACTACGCCGGATCATTCCCGAGAAGTCTCCGAGGAACCGATGGAGCAAGACGAGGCAAAATGA
- the LOC124423878 gene encoding histone deacetylase 4 isoform X1 — translation MALEYGTTTYNMHHTNQLEDVGYRSIEITSAFTHLPQKEMARDTPGSPMSRPRDLGSGGGGGGGGGGGGGGGGGGGGGGGGGGGGGGGAATATLTSGAYHAAVATSDPTTLHGHALQQKILELQQHHQLQQQILRQQYQAQERQLAEMHEQQMHQLKLWEKQKQLEEQLREKERLEALRKKDKHDHSAIASTEVKQRLQSFLVNKKQREAAAAANGAVPGTPGYRSWLQPQSETTSNTNSSHPYRMPQMLQEKFGDDFPLRKTASEPNLKVRLKQRVERNMAALRHSPLMARRKDRLLSHLKRKSLLANAGSNPESGPNSPPTVNNSQASPTAGSNTAIQEESESTSYGGPLTSSSQQGSLSDLSLFSSPSMPNISLGRPQIPSSSAQSGSKLAPVSEAEVRAAFTARLGMPLTGQMLPGTLPFYPSLTVIDGDPTYIHKQMQNLEQVSVGSRQHPVYHTAPITDTQVAHTRLQKASHRPLGSRTQSAPLPLGHPMLQSGMMAPPAHYEEYLMEKQHHDQQQAHNYLKQQIRQTVLTRVSSRGQTNQLDEAPESEESEVIDLTGKKDLSEESEISKQQRDREQFLQQQRDLMMRHTLQTNESTAYPGGRSSQSARPLSRALSSPLVHLGPQGGGGDMFARGSPHRANTGLAYDQLMLKHACVCGETVRGHPEHGGRLQSVWARLSETGLSQRCSRVRSRQATLEEIQTCHSEAHTLLFGTNPLNRQKLDMSKLPQLPIIELPCGGVGVDSDTTWNELNTAPAARMAVGCVVDLALKAAMGDIKNGFAVVRPPGHHAESNQAMGFCFFNSVAIAARLLQQKLDIRKILILDWDVHHGNGTQHMFYDDPRVLYLSIHRHDEGNFFPGTGGPTECGTGEGLGYNVNVAWSGGLNPPMGDAEYLAAFRTIVMPIAKVFDPEIVLVSAGFDAAVGHPAPLGGYKVSPACFGRMTQQLLTLAGGKVVLALEGGYDLAAICDSAQECVRALLGDEPTPIREDELTRAPCQNAIDTLQKTIAIQMSHWQCVKLFAHTVGMSAIEASQKEHDETETVSAMASLSMQQPTNLTTTPDHSREVSEEPMEQDEAK, via the exons AAGACGTGGGCTATAGGAGTATCGAGATCACGTCGGCTTTCACGCATCTACCTCAAAAGG AGATGGCCAGGGACACCCCGGGCTCGCCTATGTCACGCCCGCGGGATTTGGGTAGTGgaggcggtggcggcggcggcggcggtggcggaggaggcggtggcggcggtggtggtggcggcggagggggaggagggggCGGGGGTGGAGGTGCTGCAACGGCCACCTTAACTTCCGGCGCCTATCATGCTGCAGTTGCTACCTCCGATCCAACGACCCTGCATGGCCACGCTTTGCAACAGAAAATACTCGAG CTACAGCAGCACCATCAGCTACAGCAACAAATCCTGCGGCAGCAGTACCAAGCACAGGAACGGCAATTGGCCGAGATGCACGAACAACAAATGCATCAGCTCAAG CTTTGGGAAAAGCAGAAACAATTGGAGGAGCAATTGAGGGAAAAGGAACGATTAGAGGCACTCAGGAAGAAGGACAAGCACGATCATAGCGCCATCGCTTCGACGGAGGTCAAACAACGTCTTCAG AGTTTCCTGGTTAACAAAAAGCAAAGGGAAGCCGCTGCAGCGGCGAACGGGGCCGTCCCTGGTACACCTGGATATAGAAGCTG gtTGCAGCCACAGTCCGAAACAACGAGCAACACAAATTCCTCGCATCCTTATCGTATGCCACAGATGTTGCAGGAGAAGTTTGGCGATGATTTCCCATTGAGAAAGACAG CATCGGAGCCGAACCTGAAGGTGCGACTAAAACAGCGCGTGGAGAGGAATATGGCGGCCTTGCGGCACTCGCCCCTGATGGCACGAAGGAAGGATCGTCTTCTGTCGCACCTCAAGCGGAAGTCGCTACTAGCAA ATGCTGGTAGCAATCCAGAATCGGGGCCTAACTCACCGCCGACTGTTAATAATTCTCAGGCGAGTCCCACCGCAGGAAGCAATACAGCGATACAAGAg GAAAGCGAAAGTACGAGTTATGGTGGCCCGCTGACGAGTAGTAGTCAACAGGGAAGTCTCTCGGATCTTTCGTTATTTAGTTCACCGTCCATGCCCAATATCTCTTTGGGAAGACCTCAAATTCCATCCAGCTCGGCT CAGAGCGGATCGAAATTAGCACCAGTCTCTGAAGCTGAAGTTCGTGCCGCATTTACGGCTCGTCTTGGTATGCCATTGACAGGTCAAATGTTACCAGGCACATTACCGTTCTATCCATCGCTGACGGTCATCGATGGAGATCCTACGTACATTCACAAACAAATGCAAAATTTGGAACAAGTGTCAGTAGGGAGCAGGCAACATCCGGTATATCATACCGCGCCGATTACGGATACACAAGTAGCACATACAAGACTGCAGAAGGCTAGTCACCGGCCTTTAGGTA GTAGAACTCAATCCGCGCCATTACCTCTTGGTCATCCGATGTTGCAAAGTGGTATGATGGCACCACCTGCGCATTACGAGGAATACCTGATGGAGAAACAGCACCATGATCAACAACAGGCGCACAATTATTTGAAACAACAGATTCGTCAGACCGTATTAACGCGAGTTAGTTCTCGAGGGCAGACCAATCAGTTGGACGAAGCGCCAGAAAGCGAGGAATCCGAAGTGATAGATCTTACGGGAAAAAAGGATTTATCGGAGGAGAGCGAAATTTCGAAACAACAGAGGGACCGTGAACAGTTTTTGCAACAACAGAGAGATCTGATGATGAGACACACCTTACAGACGAACGAGTCGACGGCCTATCCTGGCGGAAGGAGTTCACAATCCGCCAGACCACTCTCAAGAGCGCTCTCTAGTCCGTTGGTACATTTAG GACCTCAGGGTGGCGGTGGTGATATGTTTGCTCGGGGCTCACCTCATCGAGCTAACACAGGATTGGCATACGATCAATTGATGCTAAAACATGCCTGTGTTTGTGGTGAAACTGTAAGGGGTCATCCCGAACACGGTGGTAGATTACAGAGCGTTTGGGCTAGACTATCGGAAACGGGATTATCTCAGCGTTGCAGTCGAGTTCGTTCTCGTCAGGCTACACTTGAAGAAATTCAAACGTGTCATAGCGAGGCACACACGCTTTTATTCG GAACGAATCCTTTGAATCGTCAAAAATTAGACATGTCGAAACTTCCACAATTACCGATCATTGAATTGCCTTGCGGAGGAGTAGGCGTTGATTCCGATACAACGTGGAACGAATTAAACACCGCACCTGCCGCCCGAATGGCTGTAGGATGCGTCGTTGATCTCGCTTTAAAGGCAGCAATGGGTGACATCAAGAATGGCTTTGCGGTCGTTAGACCTCCGGGACATCATGCGGAGAGCAATCAAGCGATGGGCTTTTGTTTCTTCAATTCCGTGGCGATCGCTGCTCGTCTGTTGCAACAAAAACTTGACATCAGAAAGATATTGATCCTTGATTGG gACGTTCATCATGGAAATGGAACACAACATATGTTCTACGACGATCCTAGAGTACTTTATCTCTCCATACACCGACACGACGAGGGTAACTTTTTCCCAGGTACGGGTGGACCAACGGAATGTGGTACAGGCGAGGGTTTAGGATACAACGTGAACGTAGCATGGTCTGGTGGATTAAATCCACCAATGGGAGACGCCGAATATTTGGCAGCCTTTAGAACGATCGTTATGCCGATCGCTAAGGTTTTCGATCCTGAAATCGTCCTAGTTTCTGCGGGTTTTGACGCTGCCGTTGGTCATCCCGCACCTCTTGGTGGCTACAAGGTCAGCCCTGCGTGTTTCGGTAGAATGACGCAACAGTTGCTAACTCTCGCAGGTGGTAAGGTCGTTCTAGCTTTGGAAGGTGGTTATGACTTGGCAGCGATCTGCGATTCCGCACAGGAGTGCGTTAGAGCTTTGCTAGGTGATGAACCAACTCCAATACGAGAGGATGAACTCACGCGGGCTCCTTGCCAAAATGCCATTGATACATTACAAAAGACTATCGCCATTCAG ATGTCTCATTGGCAATGCGTTAAACTCTTCGCTCATACCGTCGGTATGAGCGCAATTGAGGCGAGTCAGAAGGAACACGACGAAACAGAAACAGTATCTGCTATGGCTTCGCTTTCAATGCAACAGCCTACGAATCTTAC AACTACGCCGGATCATTCCCGAGAAGTCTCCGAGGAACCGATGGAGCAAGACGAGGCAAAATGA
- the LOC124423878 gene encoding histone deacetylase 4 isoform X6, with the protein MARDTPGSPMSRPRDLGSGGGGGGGGGGGGGGGGGGGGGGGGGGGGGGGAATATLTSGAYHAAVATSDPTTLHGHALQQKILELQQHHQLQQQILRQQYQAQERQLAEMHEQQMHQLKLWEKQKQLEEQLREKERLEALRKKDKHDHSAIASTEVKQRLQSFLVNKKQREAAAAANGAVPGTPGYRSWLQPQSETTSNTNSSHPYRMPQMLQEKFGDDFPLRKTASEPNLKVRLKQRVERNMAALRHSPLMARRKDRLLSHLKRKSLLANAGSNPESGPNSPPTVNNSQASPTAGSNTAIQEESESTSYGGPLTSSSQQGSLSDLSLFSSPSMPNISLGRPQIPSSSAQSGSKLAPVSEAEVRAAFTARLGMPLTGQMLPGTLPFYPSLTVIDGDPTYIHKQMQNLEQVSVGSRQHPVYHTAPITDTQVAHTRLQKASHRPLGSRTQSAPLPLGHPMLQSGMMAPPAHYEEYLMEKQHHDQQQAHNYLKQQIRQTVLTRVSSRGQTNQLDEAPESEESEVIDLTGKKDLSEESEISKQQRDREQFLQQQRDLMMRHTLQTNESTAYPGGRSSQSARPLSRALSSPLVHLGPQGGGGDMFARGSPHRANTGLAYDQLMLKHACVCGETVRGHPEHGGRLQSVWARLSETGLSQRCSRVRSRQATLEEIQTCHSEAHTLLFGTNPLNRQKLDMSKLPQLPIIELPCGGVGVDSDTTWNELNTAPAARMAVGCVVDLALKAAMGDIKNGFAVVRPPGHHAESNQAMGFCFFNSVAIAARLLQQKLDIRKILILDWDVHHGNGTQHMFYDDPRVLYLSIHRHDEGNFFPGTGGPTECGTGEGLGYNVNVAWSGGLNPPMGDAEYLAAFRTIVMPIAKVFDPEIVLVSAGFDAAVGHPAPLGGYKVSPACFGRMTQQLLTLAGGKVVLALEGGYDLAAICDSAQECVRALLGDEPTPIREDELTRAPCQNAIDTLQKTIAIQMSHWQCVKLFAHTVGMSAIEASQKEHDETETVSAMASLSMQQPTNLTTTPDHSREVSEEPMEQDEAK; encoded by the exons ATGGCCAGGGACACCCCGGGCTCGCCTATGTCACGCCCGCGGGATTTGGGTAGTGgaggcggtggcggcggcggcggcggtggcggaggaggcggtggcggcggtggtggtggcggcggagggggaggagggggCGGGGGTGGAGGTGCTGCAACGGCCACCTTAACTTCCGGCGCCTATCATGCTGCAGTTGCTACCTCCGATCCAACGACCCTGCATGGCCACGCTTTGCAACAGAAAATACTCGAG CTACAGCAGCACCATCAGCTACAGCAACAAATCCTGCGGCAGCAGTACCAAGCACAGGAACGGCAATTGGCCGAGATGCACGAACAACAAATGCATCAGCTCAAG CTTTGGGAAAAGCAGAAACAATTGGAGGAGCAATTGAGGGAAAAGGAACGATTAGAGGCACTCAGGAAGAAGGACAAGCACGATCATAGCGCCATCGCTTCGACGGAGGTCAAACAACGTCTTCAG AGTTTCCTGGTTAACAAAAAGCAAAGGGAAGCCGCTGCAGCGGCGAACGGGGCCGTCCCTGGTACACCTGGATATAGAAGCTG gtTGCAGCCACAGTCCGAAACAACGAGCAACACAAATTCCTCGCATCCTTATCGTATGCCACAGATGTTGCAGGAGAAGTTTGGCGATGATTTCCCATTGAGAAAGACAG CATCGGAGCCGAACCTGAAGGTGCGACTAAAACAGCGCGTGGAGAGGAATATGGCGGCCTTGCGGCACTCGCCCCTGATGGCACGAAGGAAGGATCGTCTTCTGTCGCACCTCAAGCGGAAGTCGCTACTAGCAA ATGCTGGTAGCAATCCAGAATCGGGGCCTAACTCACCGCCGACTGTTAATAATTCTCAGGCGAGTCCCACCGCAGGAAGCAATACAGCGATACAAGAg GAAAGCGAAAGTACGAGTTATGGTGGCCCGCTGACGAGTAGTAGTCAACAGGGAAGTCTCTCGGATCTTTCGTTATTTAGTTCACCGTCCATGCCCAATATCTCTTTGGGAAGACCTCAAATTCCATCCAGCTCGGCT CAGAGCGGATCGAAATTAGCACCAGTCTCTGAAGCTGAAGTTCGTGCCGCATTTACGGCTCGTCTTGGTATGCCATTGACAGGTCAAATGTTACCAGGCACATTACCGTTCTATCCATCGCTGACGGTCATCGATGGAGATCCTACGTACATTCACAAACAAATGCAAAATTTGGAACAAGTGTCAGTAGGGAGCAGGCAACATCCGGTATATCATACCGCGCCGATTACGGATACACAAGTAGCACATACAAGACTGCAGAAGGCTAGTCACCGGCCTTTAGGTA GTAGAACTCAATCCGCGCCATTACCTCTTGGTCATCCGATGTTGCAAAGTGGTATGATGGCACCACCTGCGCATTACGAGGAATACCTGATGGAGAAACAGCACCATGATCAACAACAGGCGCACAATTATTTGAAACAACAGATTCGTCAGACCGTATTAACGCGAGTTAGTTCTCGAGGGCAGACCAATCAGTTGGACGAAGCGCCAGAAAGCGAGGAATCCGAAGTGATAGATCTTACGGGAAAAAAGGATTTATCGGAGGAGAGCGAAATTTCGAAACAACAGAGGGACCGTGAACAGTTTTTGCAACAACAGAGAGATCTGATGATGAGACACACCTTACAGACGAACGAGTCGACGGCCTATCCTGGCGGAAGGAGTTCACAATCCGCCAGACCACTCTCAAGAGCGCTCTCTAGTCCGTTGGTACATTTAG GACCTCAGGGTGGCGGTGGTGATATGTTTGCTCGGGGCTCACCTCATCGAGCTAACACAGGATTGGCATACGATCAATTGATGCTAAAACATGCCTGTGTTTGTGGTGAAACTGTAAGGGGTCATCCCGAACACGGTGGTAGATTACAGAGCGTTTGGGCTAGACTATCGGAAACGGGATTATCTCAGCGTTGCAGTCGAGTTCGTTCTCGTCAGGCTACACTTGAAGAAATTCAAACGTGTCATAGCGAGGCACACACGCTTTTATTCG GAACGAATCCTTTGAATCGTCAAAAATTAGACATGTCGAAACTTCCACAATTACCGATCATTGAATTGCCTTGCGGAGGAGTAGGCGTTGATTCCGATACAACGTGGAACGAATTAAACACCGCACCTGCCGCCCGAATGGCTGTAGGATGCGTCGTTGATCTCGCTTTAAAGGCAGCAATGGGTGACATCAAGAATGGCTTTGCGGTCGTTAGACCTCCGGGACATCATGCGGAGAGCAATCAAGCGATGGGCTTTTGTTTCTTCAATTCCGTGGCGATCGCTGCTCGTCTGTTGCAACAAAAACTTGACATCAGAAAGATATTGATCCTTGATTGG gACGTTCATCATGGAAATGGAACACAACATATGTTCTACGACGATCCTAGAGTACTTTATCTCTCCATACACCGACACGACGAGGGTAACTTTTTCCCAGGTACGGGTGGACCAACGGAATGTGGTACAGGCGAGGGTTTAGGATACAACGTGAACGTAGCATGGTCTGGTGGATTAAATCCACCAATGGGAGACGCCGAATATTTGGCAGCCTTTAGAACGATCGTTATGCCGATCGCTAAGGTTTTCGATCCTGAAATCGTCCTAGTTTCTGCGGGTTTTGACGCTGCCGTTGGTCATCCCGCACCTCTTGGTGGCTACAAGGTCAGCCCTGCGTGTTTCGGTAGAATGACGCAACAGTTGCTAACTCTCGCAGGTGGTAAGGTCGTTCTAGCTTTGGAAGGTGGTTATGACTTGGCAGCGATCTGCGATTCCGCACAGGAGTGCGTTAGAGCTTTGCTAGGTGATGAACCAACTCCAATACGAGAGGATGAACTCACGCGGGCTCCTTGCCAAAATGCCATTGATACATTACAAAAGACTATCGCCATTCAG ATGTCTCATTGGCAATGCGTTAAACTCTTCGCTCATACCGTCGGTATGAGCGCAATTGAGGCGAGTCAGAAGGAACACGACGAAACAGAAACAGTATCTGCTATGGCTTCGCTTTCAATGCAACAGCCTACGAATCTTAC AACTACGCCGGATCATTCCCGAGAAGTCTCCGAGGAACCGATGGAGCAAGACGAGGCAAAATGA